Proteins encoded by one window of Paenibacillus urinalis:
- a CDS encoding helix-turn-helix domain-containing protein — translation MKFELGQCLLNERLMESGRSVEWLAKEMLMKPERLYDYMENKRVMPLKMAISISDTLGCDVADLYELIPNTSETKRD, via the coding sequence TTGAAATTTGAACTTGGACAGTGCTTATTGAATGAACGATTGATGGAATCCGGAAGATCAGTGGAATGGCTGGCAAAAGAAATGCTTATGAAGCCGGAACGATTATATGATTATATGGAAAACAAAAGAGTGATGCCACTCAAAATGGCGATATCTATCTCCGATACTCTCGGTTGTGATGTTGCTGACTTGTATGAACTGATTCCGAACACATCGGAAACAAAGAGAGATTAA
- a CDS encoding ABC transporter ATP-binding protein: MSEERRSILEVNAVNKTFRGDQGSNHVLDEINLTVKEGDFTTIIGPSGCGKSTLLKIVAGLDTDYEGDVLLKGKRVERPSQEKGFIFQEHRLFPWLSVEQNIAADLSLKDSEVRSRVDALIELVKLKGFEKAFPRELSGGMSQRVAIARALIRNPEVMLLDEPFGALDAFTRGHMQEALLDIWQTNKTAMVLVTHDIDEAVFLSTRVVVMDRRPGRIKAIVPIDLPYPRKRTSRSFIELRTLVLDELDHREEQEAYSI; encoded by the coding sequence ATGTCCGAAGAACGAAGATCAATTCTCGAAGTGAACGCAGTAAATAAAACCTTTAGAGGAGACCAAGGCTCTAATCATGTGCTGGATGAGATCAATCTTACAGTGAAGGAAGGTGACTTCACGACCATTATTGGGCCGAGCGGCTGTGGGAAGAGCACACTGCTCAAAATTGTTGCAGGGCTTGATACCGATTACGAAGGGGATGTATTACTCAAAGGGAAACGGGTAGAGCGTCCATCTCAGGAAAAAGGCTTTATCTTTCAGGAGCACAGGCTGTTTCCGTGGCTCAGTGTAGAGCAGAACATCGCGGCGGATTTATCACTAAAAGATTCGGAAGTTCGAAGCCGAGTCGACGCGTTGATTGAACTGGTTAAATTGAAAGGGTTCGAAAAGGCATTTCCAAGAGAACTGTCGGGTGGGATGTCACAGCGGGTTGCCATTGCACGGGCACTGATCAGAAATCCGGAGGTGATGCTGCTCGACGAGCCGTTCGGTGCGCTGGATGCTTTTACAAGAGGCCATATGCAGGAAGCCCTGCTCGATATATGGCAGACCAACAAGACCGCGATGGTTCTCGTCACCCATGATATTGATGAAGCGGTATTCTTGTCCACCAGGGTGGTTGTGATGGACCGGCGTCCAGGTCGAATCAAGGCGATCGTGCCGATTGATCTGCCCTATCCACGTAAACGAACCAGCCGTTCCTTTATCGAGCTGCGCACTTTAGTATTGGATGAGCTGGATCACCGGGAGGAGCAAGAAGCATATAGTATTTAA
- a CDS encoding aldehyde dehydrogenase family protein, with translation MNYTELGKQFIGGDWREGSSEKVLPDINPYNDEVITTFQIASVKDIDEAYKSAHKAKLEWDKVNPYKKRDILEKAVTYIEANEEEITSLIIQELGGTRMKAAFEIGLVKNMIKEAATFPLRMEGKILPSTEDGKENRLYRIPAGVVGVISPFNFPFFLSMKSVAPALGAGNGVVLKPHEDTPITGGTLIGKIFEAAGIPKGLLNVVVTDIKEIGDAFVEHPIPRIISFTGSTQVGSYIGQLAVKNYKKPLLELGGNSAFIILEDADLEYAVQAATFSRFTHQGQICMCANRILVQKSIYEQFLKMFKEKVTTLKVGDPSDPETVIGPVINRRQAETLEKLIAKGIEEGAVPLLHGKITGRMVEPTILIDVNPEMVVAQDELFGPVVCIIPFETEEEAIDIANDTRFGLSGAVHTSNLERGVELAKKVHTGMIHVNDITINDEPIIAFGGEKQSGLGRMNGEWSLDEFTTMKWISVNYGQRKFPY, from the coding sequence ATGAATTATACAGAGCTAGGGAAACAATTTATAGGTGGAGACTGGAGAGAAGGTTCCAGCGAGAAAGTGTTGCCTGATATCAATCCATATAATGATGAGGTTATCACGACGTTTCAGATAGCCAGCGTTAAAGATATTGATGAAGCATACAAATCAGCGCATAAGGCCAAGCTCGAATGGGATAAGGTTAATCCTTACAAGAAACGCGATATTCTGGAGAAAGCTGTTACATACATAGAAGCAAATGAAGAAGAGATTACATCCCTTATCATTCAAGAGCTGGGTGGTACTCGGATGAAGGCCGCATTTGAGATTGGTCTTGTTAAAAACATGATTAAAGAAGCGGCTACCTTTCCGCTCCGGATGGAAGGAAAGATTCTTCCGTCCACAGAAGATGGCAAAGAAAATCGTCTGTACCGAATTCCTGCCGGGGTAGTTGGGGTTATCAGTCCTTTTAATTTTCCGTTCTTCTTATCTATGAAATCTGTTGCGCCTGCACTGGGTGCCGGCAATGGAGTAGTGTTAAAGCCGCATGAGGATACACCGATTACAGGCGGCACACTGATCGGCAAGATCTTCGAGGCAGCGGGTATTCCAAAAGGTCTCTTAAATGTCGTCGTTACCGATATTAAGGAAATTGGTGATGCGTTTGTGGAGCATCCGATTCCTAGAATTATTTCCTTTACGGGATCAACTCAGGTCGGAAGCTATATTGGCCAGCTGGCAGTCAAGAACTATAAGAAGCCGCTGCTGGAGCTTGGTGGAAACAGTGCATTCATTATATTAGAGGATGCTGATCTAGAATATGCAGTTCAAGCGGCCACTTTCAGCAGATTCACACATCAAGGTCAAATATGTATGTGCGCCAATCGTATTCTCGTACAAAAATCAATATATGAACAATTCCTTAAGATGTTTAAAGAAAAGGTTACTACGCTTAAAGTGGGGGATCCTAGCGATCCAGAAACCGTCATTGGTCCTGTCATTAATAGACGCCAGGCAGAAACACTTGAGAAGCTTATTGCGAAGGGAATTGAGGAAGGAGCCGTTCCGCTCCTGCATGGTAAGATAACAGGAAGAATGGTAGAGCCTACGATTCTCATTGATGTCAATCCAGAGATGGTCGTTGCTCAAGATGAGCTGTTTGGTCCGGTTGTCTGCATCATACCTTTTGAAACAGAAGAAGAGGCTATTGATATCGCAAACGATACGAGATTTGGACTTAGCGGTGCAGTCCACACTTCCAACCTGGAGCGTGGAGTAGAGCTGGCGAAGAAAGTGCATACCGGCATGATCCATGTAAATGATATTACGATAAACGATGAGCCCATTATTGCATTTGGCGGAGAGAAACAATCGGGGTTAGGACGTATGAACGGTGAATGGAGCCTGGATGAATTTACAACGATGAAATGGATTTCGGTTAACTATGGACAGCGGAAATTTCCGTATTAA
- a CDS encoding methyl-accepting chemotaxis protein — MNTATEVNTQHDLIKSFIAVAPLLNSLSNDDITIGIYDTEKLIINIPGKTFSLNVNPGDPLMEGDIVTNAIRNNTPISAIVPKELFGFPLAARAIPLHDEEGRVIGGIGMGTSLEKASKLFEMAESFSAIVEESTASIEDISRAVTHLNDRVTDMTTQMKDISSSAQQIGKISTVVKEISDQSNLLGLNAAIEAARAGEVGRGFSVVAGEIRKLATSSKNNVDQINGITQNIQALLLRLNQAFSDIHTLADTQSGTIQEFTATIQEISVKAEELAQVAEQTLYSNDSQ, encoded by the coding sequence ATGAATACAGCAACAGAAGTCAATACACAGCACGACCTTATCAAATCATTTATAGCAGTAGCTCCGTTATTGAATAGTCTCTCAAATGATGATATTACCATTGGAATCTACGATACAGAGAAGCTGATCATTAATATTCCGGGGAAGACATTCTCTCTTAACGTAAACCCGGGAGACCCTTTAATGGAAGGGGATATCGTAACCAACGCCATTCGAAATAATACGCCTATATCCGCAATTGTACCAAAGGAACTCTTCGGATTTCCTTTAGCGGCTAGAGCAATTCCATTACATGATGAAGAGGGCAGAGTAATTGGTGGAATTGGTATGGGGACAAGTCTTGAGAAAGCGAGCAAGCTGTTTGAAATGGCGGAGAGCTTCTCCGCCATTGTCGAGGAGTCTACGGCTTCGATTGAGGATATTAGTCGTGCAGTGACACACCTGAATGATCGAGTGACAGACATGACTACACAAATGAAAGACATTAGTTCAAGTGCTCAGCAGATTGGCAAGATATCGACGGTAGTGAAGGAGATTTCGGATCAGAGTAACCTGCTCGGCCTGAATGCAGCCATCGAAGCTGCTCGAGCTGGTGAAGTGGGAAGAGGCTTCTCCGTTGTTGCCGGAGAGATCAGGAAGCTGGCTACGAGCTCCAAGAACAACGTAGATCAGATCAATGGAATTACACAAAATATCCAAGCGTTGCTGCTGCGTTTAAACCAAGCTTTTTCCGATATTCACACTTTAGCTGATACGCAATCAGGTACCATTCAAGAATTTACGGCTACCATTCAAGAGATCAGCGTTAAAGCAGAAGAATTAGCTCAAGTAGCGGAACAGACCTTGTATTCAAACGATAGTCAGTGA
- a CDS encoding TauD/TfdA dioxygenase family protein produces MSQTTYLSRDYAPVREFKAGARHLNRLAEGLEDRPYTLFTLKPLGPIIGAEIEGVDLGKPLAPELKAEIQRAFLEWKVLFFRNQHITSEQQVAFAKEWGELEKHPFLPRGSAEEITRFEKNANMTGNENIWHADVTWRKDPALGSVLRLSEVPPFGGDTLWADMGAAYDNLPDAIKERIHGLTAIHDFTTTFGRHMPPEILAAKQEEFPAAEHPIVRTHPETGRKTLFVNGAFTIRIVGLEEGESEKLLNYLFRQAHIPEYQVRFQWEANSVALWDNRATQHYAVSDYYPHRRVAERVSIAGDRPY; encoded by the coding sequence ATGAGTCAAACCACTTATCTGTCACGTGATTACGCACCTGTCCGGGAATTTAAAGCAGGAGCGAGACATTTGAACCGACTTGCAGAAGGATTAGAGGATCGTCCTTATACCTTGTTCACATTAAAACCGCTTGGTCCGATTATTGGAGCAGAAATCGAAGGTGTTGACCTTGGAAAGCCGCTGGCTCCTGAGCTCAAGGCCGAAATTCAGCGCGCATTTCTGGAGTGGAAAGTGTTGTTCTTCCGGAACCAGCACATTACGAGCGAACAGCAGGTGGCTTTTGCCAAAGAGTGGGGAGAACTTGAGAAGCATCCTTTCCTCCCCCGGGGAAGCGCAGAAGAAATTACGCGGTTTGAGAAAAATGCAAATATGACAGGCAATGAGAACATATGGCATGCAGATGTGACCTGGCGTAAAGATCCTGCCCTCGGCTCTGTACTTCGTTTATCTGAGGTCCCTCCCTTTGGTGGTGATACCCTTTGGGCTGATATGGGAGCAGCTTACGACAACCTCCCCGATGCAATTAAAGAACGAATCCACGGACTCACTGCTATCCATGATTTTACGACGACGTTCGGACGTCACATGCCGCCGGAGATCCTTGCTGCGAAACAGGAGGAGTTTCCTGCTGCAGAGCATCCCATCGTGCGGACTCATCCCGAAACCGGTCGCAAGACATTATTCGTTAATGGCGCCTTCACCATCCGGATTGTCGGACTTGAGGAGGGGGAGAGCGAGAAGCTTCTTAATTACCTGTTCCGTCAGGCTCACATTCCAGAATATCAGGTTCGGTTCCAATGGGAAGCGAATTCGGTCGCACTATGGGATAACAGAGCAACTCAGCATTATGCTGTGTCTGATTATTACCCCCATCGCCGTGTGGCAGAGCGGGTGTCAATTGCAGGGGATCGGCCGTACTAA